The Neobacillus sp. OS1-2 genome includes a window with the following:
- a CDS encoding penicillin-binding protein 1A, whose translation MEKLHPFRDMIVRFWKKSHLTQIILLLLLVVVLGTILYFGWLATRANVESLKEGLSQPTVIYDHTGKVASNVATNRTKGVKIEELPKYVPHAVVAIEDERFYEHSGFDVKGIARAFFSNLFAGRVTGGGSTLTQQLTKNALLSPERTYKRKAEELFLAVKIEKVYSKAEILQMYINQVYFGSNSWGISSASKKYFNKDIKDVSISEAAMLAGLLHAPNYLNPYNNYDLAMKRRNVVLGKMKELGFISSQEYNTAKKEKIRLQDGGGSFVERKYPYYVDAVLNEAISKYGLTQEEILTRGYRIYTEMDQNLQAQLEKVYSNDSLFPSGKGNTLVQSGSVLMDPATGGVRALVGGRGEHVFRGFNRATQLQAQPGSAIKPLAVYTPALENGYTYSSELVDEPTSFGNYKPENFTKTFQGKVQLYKALEESLNVPAVWLLNEIGLNKGIDSLKRFGIPTVKEDKNLAIALGGMSKGVSPLQMANAFSTFANGGKRQDHHLITKIVGPTGKTIAEREAKTTKVTSKKVADEMTSMLLNVVESGTGKNAHIPHMEIAGKTGSTQLPFGDVNGTKDQWMVGYTPNIVGAIWIGYDQTDREHYLPSSSSSNVVPIFKEIMRETLPLLPKESFDVTSINAQLAGEAAPDKSIHDQAKEIGKELNENAKKIGSVIKEQAPGWKNALEKAFYTIGKGIDSIVEKVKGMKE comes from the coding sequence ATGGAGAAATTACACCCTTTTCGGGACATGATCGTTCGTTTCTGGAAAAAGAGTCATCTAACACAAATTATCTTATTACTACTCCTTGTTGTTGTATTAGGTACCATCCTCTATTTCGGCTGGCTGGCAACAAGGGCGAATGTAGAATCATTGAAAGAAGGTCTTAGCCAGCCTACAGTTATCTATGACCATACTGGCAAGGTGGCAAGTAATGTTGCCACCAATCGGACAAAAGGGGTAAAAATCGAGGAGTTGCCGAAATATGTTCCACATGCCGTTGTCGCAATTGAAGACGAGCGTTTTTATGAACATAGCGGTTTTGATGTAAAGGGAATTGCCCGTGCTTTTTTCAGCAATTTGTTTGCCGGAAGGGTGACTGGAGGCGGCAGCACGTTAACGCAGCAGTTGACCAAAAATGCCCTTCTTTCACCTGAACGCACCTATAAGCGAAAAGCAGAAGAATTATTTTTAGCGGTAAAAATTGAGAAGGTTTACAGCAAAGCTGAAATTTTACAAATGTATATCAACCAGGTTTATTTCGGCAGCAACTCCTGGGGTATCAGTAGTGCCTCGAAAAAATATTTTAATAAGGACATTAAAGATGTGTCGATCAGTGAGGCAGCGATGTTAGCTGGACTCCTGCATGCACCAAATTACCTTAATCCTTATAATAACTATGACCTAGCCATGAAACGACGCAACGTTGTTTTAGGAAAAATGAAGGAGCTTGGCTTTATTTCTTCCCAAGAATACAACACAGCGAAAAAAGAAAAAATTCGGCTGCAGGATGGCGGCGGCAGCTTTGTGGAGCGAAAATATCCCTATTATGTGGATGCTGTTTTAAACGAAGCTATTTCTAAATATGGACTCACCCAAGAAGAGATTTTAACAAGAGGGTATCGCATCTATACAGAAATGGATCAAAACCTGCAAGCACAACTTGAAAAAGTCTATAGTAACGACTCCTTGTTCCCAAGTGGAAAAGGAAATACTTTAGTCCAAAGCGGATCTGTACTAATGGATCCGGCCACAGGCGGTGTTAGAGCACTTGTCGGCGGCAGGGGTGAGCATGTGTTCCGCGGTTTTAACAGGGCGACCCAGCTACAGGCTCAGCCAGGGTCAGCGATTAAACCGCTTGCTGTCTATACACCTGCCCTTGAAAACGGCTACACTTATTCTTCCGAGCTTGTCGATGAACCAACGTCCTTTGGAAATTACAAACCAGAGAATTTTACGAAAACATTTCAAGGAAAGGTTCAACTTTATAAAGCGCTTGAAGAGTCGCTAAATGTTCCGGCCGTATGGTTGTTAAATGAAATAGGCTTGAATAAAGGCATAGATTCGTTAAAACGTTTTGGCATTCCCACAGTGAAGGAAGACAAAAATCTGGCCATTGCCCTTGGCGGCATGAGTAAAGGGGTTTCCCCGCTGCAAATGGCAAATGCTTTTTCGACCTTTGCAAATGGTGGGAAACGCCAGGATCACCACTTAATTACTAAAATCGTTGGTCCAACCGGGAAAACCATCGCCGAACGGGAAGCGAAAACAACCAAGGTTACTTCTAAAAAGGTAGCAGATGAAATGACATCCATGCTGCTAAATGTAGTAGAATCTGGAACTGGGAAGAATGCACATATTCCACATATGGAGATTGCCGGAAAAACAGGATCAACCCAGCTCCCATTTGGGGATGTGAATGGAACAAAGGATCAGTGGATGGTCGGCTATACCCCAAACATTGTGGGCGCTATCTGGATTGGCTACGATCAAACAGACCGAGAACATTATCTGCCAAGTTCAAGTTCTTCTAATGTGGTACCGATTTTCAAAGAAATCATGAGGGAAACATTGCCACTCCTTCCAAAGGAAAGCTTTGACGTGACATCGATTAATGCTCAGCTTGCCGGCGAGGCAGCACCAGATAAAAGCATCCATGATCAGGCAAAAGAGATTGGCAAAGAATTAAATGAAAATGCCAAAAAAATAGGATCAGTGATAAAAGAACAAGCCCCAGGATGGAAGAATGCCTTGGAAAAGGCATTTTATACGATTGGCAAAGGGATTGATTCAATAGTGGAAAAAGTGAAAGGAATGAAAGAATAG
- a CDS encoding ABC transporter ATP-binding protein, with protein sequence MITLKNLRHDFVIGKKGRQTIIPVLRDISFTVEKGEIVTIVGRSGSGKSTLLNLVSGFIHPKAGEIWIRGEKVTDLNETKFADFRIKNLGFIFQSFQLIPSMTAFQNVELPLILKGVNEMERKIQTEVMLAKVGLLDYQDHYPGELSGGQQQRVSIARALIVNPPIILADEPTGSLDSETEEELLDFIRELNRDLGITFLIITHDDKVADIGSRKIELRDGRIVEEVLA encoded by the coding sequence ATGATTACATTAAAAAACTTACGTCATGATTTTGTCATTGGAAAAAAAGGAAGACAAACGATTATTCCGGTACTAAGAGATATTTCTTTCACTGTTGAAAAGGGAGAAATTGTTACCATTGTTGGCAGAAGCGGGTCAGGGAAATCAACACTTCTAAATCTAGTAAGCGGTTTTATCCATCCAAAAGCGGGTGAAATTTGGATTAGGGGCGAAAAGGTAACGGATCTAAATGAAACGAAATTTGCAGATTTTCGGATAAAAAATCTGGGCTTTATTTTTCAAAGCTTTCAATTGATTCCAAGTATGACCGCCTTTCAAAATGTTGAACTCCCGTTGATCTTAAAAGGGGTTAACGAGATGGAAAGAAAAATACAAACTGAAGTGATGCTGGCGAAAGTGGGGTTACTAGATTATCAGGATCATTACCCTGGAGAATTATCGGGTGGTCAGCAGCAGCGCGTCAGTATCGCACGTGCCTTAATTGTGAATCCACCGATTATTCTTGCCGATGAACCGACGGGGAGTCTTGATAGTGAAACAGAGGAAGAATTGCTAGACTTCATTCGGGAACTGAACCGGGATTTAGGTATTACATTTTTAATCATTACTCATGATGATAAGGTGGCAGATATCGGGAGCCGCAAGATTGAATTAAGGGATGGCCGCATTGTTGAGGAGGTGCTGGCATGA